CGTCTCGCGCAGGATCTGATCGATGTATTGCAACTGGGAGATGTGCTCGAAGCGCGGGGTCTCCGAGCCCAGCACCCGGTCCACCTCCTCGTAGGCCTTCTGGCGCACCTCGGGGTGGTGCAGCAGGAAGTAGAGGGCAAAGGACAACAGGCCGCTCGTCGTCTCATGACCCGCGACGAGGAAGGTCACGAGCTGGTTGCGGATGTTGTCATCGTCGAGCTTCTCGCCCGTGATGGGATCCTTCGCGTCGAGCATGAGGCTGAGCAGGTCGCGTGGGGTCTCCTCGGGCGTGAGGGTGCGGCGTTTCACGATGAGCTGACGCGTCACCTCATGCATGTAGCCGATGTCTGCCTGGAACTGGCGCTGGGTGCGCAGCATGAGCTGCGTCTGCAGGGGGACGCGCCGGGTGCGGTTGCCAGCCTCCTCCAGGGCGCGCACCATGGACTCGACGAAGGGGTGCATCTCCTTCTGGTAGAAGGAGTTGAAGCGGAAGTCGAAGCCGCACAGCGCGATGGTATCGAGCGTGAGCCGCGTCATGTTGTCGGACACGTCGATGTCGGTATCGGGTCCGAAGCGGGCCCAGCGCGTGAGCATCTGGTCGGCCACGTCGAGCATGCCGTCGTGGTAGTCCTGCATGGCCGCGGGGCTGAAGGCGGGCATCAACAGGCGGTGGGCCTTGCCCCAGTTGGGCTCTTCCGTCTCGGCGGTGAAGAGGCCATCACCGGAGAGCTCTCGGAGGTACCAGAGGGCCTGGGTGATCTTCTTCGCGAAGCGCGTCTCGTCACAGACTTCGGCCACCAACTCGTACGAGCTGATCACCCGGACGGAGACGCCCCCCGGGAAGGACAGCCGGAAGATGGGCCCGAACTCGCGCGCGAGCTTCATCAGGTTCTGCAGGGGCGTCTCGGAGCCCAGGTCGGGCGCGTTGCCGACGAGGGGGCGAGGGCGCGGCTGGGGGATGTTCGTGGACAGGGCGGGTCGGCTCATGGGAAAGCGAAAGGATGGATGTGAAAGGGTTACGAAACAGTAGGGCCCGGCTCGCGAAGGCGAAATTCGCATCCGGCTCAGTTTCTGGAGATGCGCCGACATGAGCACGCGCAACCGGGCCGCCCCTCGGAAGCGGCCACGTCAGGCGCGGGCAAAGGCGACGGTGGAGGTGATCCTGGAGGCGGCGGCTCACGTTTTCGTCAGCTCTGGCTACGAAGGCACCACCACCAAGCAGGTGGCCGAGCGGGCGGGCGTGAGCATCGGCACGCTTTACCAGTACTTTCCGAGCAAGGAGGCGCTGGTCGCCATGCTCCTGGAGCGGCTACACCAGCGAGTCTTGAGCATCCTCTCCGACAAGCTGGTGCCCCACCCCATCACGGATCTGGACCAGGAAGTGCGAGACCTGATGCGAACCCTGGTGGAGGCCTACGGGGTGAACCCGCGACTCCAGCGGGTTCTCCTGGAGCAGGCGTCGCGCATCGGCCCCCTTCAGGTCGTCCAGGAGATAGAAGCGCGTGTGGAGACACTCGTGCAGGGAGTGCTCTCGCGCAACCTGGAGTTCGAGCGTCCGCGAGACCTGGGGCTCGTCGTCTTCATCATCATCCGGGCCCTGCGCAGCGCTGTCTGGTCCACGGTCGTCGAACGGCCCGAGCTGATCGGAACCCCCGAGTTCGTGGAGGAACTGAGCGCGCTCGTGCTCGGCTACCTGCGGCCACGCCGGTAGAACCGGGTAACGCGGCTCGTCATGGACCTGGACCTGTTTCACGGCAAGCCATGTCGCTGTACAAATCCATGTCGCTGTACAAATCGAGACAAGGATTGGGAGTTCTTGACGTCAAAATAAAAGCATCGTATCCCGCACTCCGAGTGAACTGCTTGTCCAAACACTCATCACCCGGAGAGAAACCATGAAGAAGGTATTCGCGCTGTGCCTGATGTCGCTCCTGACTGCGTGCGGTGGTCCGTCCGAGGCGGAGGAGTCCTCTACGGGCACGGTGGAGTCCGCGCTGTTTCAGTGCGGTCTCTCTTGCTCGAGCGGCTATCACCCGACCTCTTACACCTGTAGCTCCAGTTGCGGCTCCACCTGCTCCTCCTCCTACAACGGGGTGAACTGCGCCACCAACAGTGGCACCAGCTTCAGCAGCTGTGGCATCGGCTGCCCGAGCGGCTATCACGCCACCTCGTATTCCTACACCTCTTCCTGCGAGACCTCGCCCTTCAGCAGCAGTTCCACCAACACCGTGACGTACTGCCAGGCCGACAGCAGCGCCGGGTTCTACACCTGCGGCCTTGGCTGCCCGTCTGGTTATCGCGCGTCGAGCTACACCACCAGCAACTCCTGCGTCATCTCGAGATTCAGCCTCCCCAGCGGCATCAACATGACCTACTGCGTCCCCTAGGACCCGGCTCGTCTGTCATTACCGGCTCTCGGATGGGGCAGGTCCCCCATCCAGGGCCCGAGCGCCGAACTTCCTGGCCGCTTCGAGAAACTCGTCACTGAGGCGCGTGCCGCGAACGGCTCGCGCCAACGACAGCGCGCCATACATGAGGGCGAGCAGCGCGAGCGCATTCTCCCGGGACTTCTCGCCCGGACCGAGCAGGCCACTCAGGTCCTGGATGAACCCGGCGAGCTCCTCCTCCAATGCCTCGCGATAGGGCTCGCCCTCCCTGGCGACCTCGGAGGTGATGCTCGGCAGGGGACAGCCCGTCTCCACGTTGTCCCGATGCTTTCGCGACAGATACCGGTAGAGCACGCTCAGCACGGGGGGGCGGGACGTCTCGCGCACCGCCCCCTGGATCAACCCGCTCCACATCGCCCGGGCCGTGCGCCGGATGGTCTCGGTGAAGAGATGCTCCTTGGACTCGAAATGTCCATAGAAGCCCCCCACCGTGAGCCCCGCCCCCTTCATCACGTCCATGACGGAGCTCGCTCGAATCCCCCGCTCGAGCAGCAGAGCGGCGGCGGACTCCAGGATGGCATCGTGCGATTTCTGCTTCTGCTCCGCTTTCTGGCTCATGGCGTGACCTCGCTCTGGAGCGACTGGATGCACCACTCCGGCAGGACACTAATCTATGAGGAGCATGATATTTCACCCATAATCGCACTGGGCTCGCTCGGGCCCCGTGCGAGCGGTGACCAGGAAGTCCACATCACAGCCGCTCGATGATGGTGGCGATGCCCTGACCGCCACTGACACACAGGGTGATGAGCGCGGTCTGCTTGCCGCTCCGCTCGAGCTCGTCGAGCGCGGTTCCGAGCAACATCGCCCCCGTCGCGCCAAGCGGATGACCGAGCGCGATGGAACCACCGTTGACGTTCACGCGCTCCGAGTCGATCCCCAGAGCACGAATCGTCTGCAGCACCACGCCCGCGAAGGCCTCGTTGATCTCCCACAGGTCGATGTCACTCGCCTTCATTCCCGCCATGCGGAGCGCCTTCTGGCTCGCTGGCGCGGGCGCGGTGAGCATCAGCACCGGCTCGCTCCCGATCGTCGCCATCGCGCGGATGCGGGCTCGTGGCCGGATGCCCTTCTCCCGGACGTACCGTTCCGAGGCGAGCATCACCGCGGCGGCCCCATCGACGATGCCGCTCGAGTTGCCTGCGGTGTGGAAGTGTCGAAGGGCCTTCGCGCGCGGGTAGGCCGCGAGCGCGAGCTGAGCGAGCGTCTCCCCCTTGGGACCGGCGACCGTTTCACCCAGCGCGACAAATGAAGGCTTGAGCGCGGCGAGCCCTTCGGCCGTGGTGTCGGGACGGGGGAACTCGTCACGCTCGAGCACCACCGCGCCCGTGTGCGGGTCCTTCACCGGGAACAACGACTTCGCGAAACGGCCCTCCTCGATGGCTCGCGCCGCGTTCCTCTGGGAGCGGAGCGCCACGGCATCGATCTCCTCGCGCGAGAACCCCTCGAGTGTGGCGATGAGGTCGGCGCTGATCCCCTGGGGGACCTGGAACAAGCGCTCGCGCAGGTGCGTGTTGTTGCCATCCTGACCGCCGCCGTCGGAGCCCATGGGGACGCGCGACATGCTCTCCACGCCCCCGGCGATGACGAGGTCCATCGCGCCCGAGGCGACTCCCATGGCGCCGAAGTGGATGGCCTGCAGTCCCGAAGCGCAGAAACGGTTGAGCGACACCGCCGACACTTCGTTGGGCCAGCCCGCGGCGAGCACCGCGCTACGAGCCAGATTGGCGCCCTGCTCCCCCACCTGGGAGACGCACCCCGCCATCACATCGTCCACCTCGCGCGCATCGAAACCCTGGCGCCGCTGGAGCGTGTTCAGCACCTGCGCGAGCAACTCCTGCGGGTGGATGCCGGAGAGCGCTCCCTTGCCCGCCTTGCCGCGCCCTCGCGGGGTCCGTACGGCGTCGATGATGTAGCTCATGGTCATGGCCTGACTCCTTTGTACGTGTTCACCCCGAGGCTCAACGGAGCCGCGCCCAGCGCCAGCAGGGCCGCGGCCATCCACACGTGCCCGAAGGCGGTCCTCAGCTCGCCGCCCACGGACTTCCCCACCAGCGCCACCAGCAGGCTGACGCCGAGCGCCATCCCGACCTGGCGGCTCATGTTGACGATCGCGCTGCCCGTGGCGGTCCGCGCTGGCGGGAGCTCGACCGTGGCCGAGGCCAGCAACGTGGGAATCACGAGGCCCACGCCGACACCGCCCAGCATCCAGCCCGGCAGCAGCCCGGTCATGTAGTTCGGCACGGCTCCCACCCAAAGCATGGAGATGGTCGCGCCCGCCGCGAAGAGCACGCAGCCCGAGGCCGCGAGCCATCCCGCCTCGACCCTGCGCGAGAGGCGTTGGGCGATGCTGGCGAACAGGGGAACCATCAGCGGGCCGGGAGCAATCGCCAGGCCCGTGCGCACCGCCGAGTACTGCCAGACCTGCTGCATCCACAGGATGCTGGCCAGCAGGTTGGCGGCGAACGCCACGCTGAACACGAACGCGCTGAGATTGGCCCATGCGAAGGTCCGCACGCGAAGCAGCGCGGGCTCGATGACCGGCGCTGGATGTCCGCTCGAGCGCCACCAGAACAGACCTCCCGCCACGACGGAGCCCAGGAGCGACACGGTCGTCCGCCCCCCGGTCCAACCCCACTCCTCCACCTTGACGAGCGCGAGCGAGAGCGCCCCCATCGCGACGCCGAGCAGCCCCGCGCCGAGCAGGTCGGGCAGAGGACCCCGGGCGGAATCCCTCGAGTCCGGGATGACGCGGACGGCGGCGAGGAGCGCGACGGCCCCCACGGGCAGGTTCACGAGGAACACCCATTGCCACGAGAGCTCGACGAGCAGCCCCCCCGCGACGGGTCCGGCTGCGGCGGCCAGAGAGCCGACCGCCGCCCAGATCCTGACCGCCCTCGCCCGCCTGTCAGGTGGCGTGGCGTTGAGCAGGAGCCCCAGGCTCGTGGGCGTCAGCAGCGCCGCGCCCACCGCTTGGGCGATCCTCGAAACGACGAGGCCCCACAACCCGGTGCTCGCCGCACAGGCGGCACTGGCGGCCGTGAACAGTCCGAGTCCCAGCAGAAACCCGGCCTTGCGTCCGAACCGGTCGGCCAGGCGCCCGAGCGGAATGAGGAGCGCCGCATAGGCGATGGCGTACCCGTTGAGCACCCAGCTCAGGTCCGCCAGCGAGGCGCCGCGGAAGCTCCGGCCCATGTGCTCGAACGCGACGTTCACGATGAAGAGATCGAGGCTGGCCAGGAACGCGGCAACCGAGAGCACCGCGAGCACGGCCCCCGCGTGCACCTCGCGCGCGCTCCGGACCTCCAGTGCGGGAGTCATGGCCGTCATCGCCCGCGTGCCTCGTCTCCACGGAGGACCATGCACGAGCTGAACACCTTGGCCACGAGACTTCCCTTGTCGTCCTCGACGTCACACTCGATCAGCCCGAGCGTGCGCGTCCGCTTGACCACACGCCCGGTCGCTCGCAGGCGCGCGTTCCAGATGGGTTTGAAGAACTTCGAGGTGAGATCGAGCGTGGTGAAGCTCTCCTCATCCTCGAGCGTCGTGGCCATGGACGCCCCCATGGCCAGATCGGACAGGTCGCAGATCACCCCACCGTGGAGGGTCCCCATGGGATTGGCATGGCGTACCGAGGCGTCGAGCTCGATGACAACGCGGCCTGGCTCGACGCTGGTGAGCAGCAGCCCCAGCAGCTGAGCAATCGGAGGAGGTGGCGCCTCTCCCCGCAGGATCCGTTGCAGATCCTGCAGGTGCCGGGTGGTCTTGGGAGCGGAGACACGACCGTTCATGACTTCTCCTCGTTCAGTCGCACGCAACGGGGCATCACCCGCGCCGCGTACCTGGGCTGGTCCTTCTTCATATTATGGTCATAATATGAAACGGCCAGCGGTTCCAGGGAATCGACCGAGAGGGCCGGCGGCGCGTTGGCCGCCGGTGTCGTTCACGGCGCGGCGCACGACCGGGCCCGCTACTTCATCCGCACCGTCAGCGCACCGGTGGCGGCCGTATACGTGATGAAGCCCTTCTGGAACTCGCTCTCGCGGCCACCGGTGACGGCATACTCGTCGGACACCGGGTAGCCCAGCGCGCTCCGCTCCCAGCCCAGGGACGCCCACTTCTCGCGGATGAGGCCGTGCACCGCCCAGGCGCCCGTGGTCGGCGTCCAGTAGATGCTGCCCTCGGTACCCCCCTTGCGGAAGTGGTTGTAGCGGCCCACTCCATCCGGCGTCACCATCTCGTCGGTGATGGGGTAGCCCAGCACACCCTTCTCCCAGTCCAACGCCTCCCACTTGGCACGGATGAGGCCGTGGATCTCATGGGCACCCGTGTCCGGCGTCCAGTAGATGCTGCCCAGCAGCGTGCCCTTGCGGAAGTGGTTGTAGCGGCCCACTCCATCCGGCGTCGCCATCTCACCCGTGATGGGGTAGCCCAGCACACCCTTCTCCCAGTCCAACGCCTCCCACCTGGCGCGGATGAGGCCGTGCACCTCCCAGGCGCCCGTGTCCGGCGTCCAGTAGATGCTGCCGTTCTGGAAGTGGTTGTAGCGGCCGATGCCGTCCGGCGTCGTCAGCTCGTTGGTCGTGCACCCTCCGAGGATGCCCCCGGCGCCGCCCAGTTGGTTGTAGCGCGTCAGGATCGCTCCCCCCACCACGCACCCCGTGCCGCAGTGCGCCCTGGCCCGGTTGAGGTAGTCCGTCCAGGGCCAGTTGGCACCGGGATCCGTGCGGTTGTACGGCTGCAGCTGGCCGTGCCCCACCACGTGGTAGCGATCCAGGGGAATGTTGTTGTCACGCGCCATGTCGCACAGCAGCCGGGCCGAGGCGTCGATCTGCGCCACCGGCCAGGTCGTCTGCGACGCATACCCTCCATGCTCGATGCCGATGGTGAAGTCGTTGGAGCTTCGCCCGTTCAGCCCGCACTCCATGTTGCTGTTGTTGCCGCACTGGTAGGTGGCACCGATGTGCCAGGCCCGGCTCGCATCGCGCACCAGCTGGCTGATCTCCCCGCCGTCCTCCCGCACCACGTAGTGCGCGCTCACCTGCGAGGTGCTGTTGGTCAGCCAGCTCCAGCACCCCGAGTAGCCGCTCTCGCAGGTGTGGATGATCACCATGCGTGGAGTCAGGGGCCGGGAGTTGTAGTTGGGCGAGGGCCTCCACACGGCTCCCGCGTAGTCCGGAGCGACGGCGAGCGCCTGCCCCACCCTCCCCTCCTCCGCGGTCAGCCCCTGCCCGCTCGCGGCCCACTCCCGCGACAGCGTCCCCAGCCCCAGCCGGGCCACCCGGAAGACCTCATCCTGGACGAAGCTGCGACGGCCCTCCTCATCCTGGATGCCGGACACCTCGGCCACCGCCGGCGCCCACTGGCTCGCCCGCGACCGATCGATCCGGAGCGCATCCGCGCGGTGCGACAGCAGCGCCGCCGCCGCCCGGACGTTGGAGCGCGCGTCCTTCCTGGCCTGCTCCACCGTGACGCCGGCCAGCTTCGCGCCCTCCTCGAGCAGCGCCCCCGAGAGCCCCATCATTCCGTGCACGGCCGGGCGCCCCTCGAACTCCTCGGCGCCCTCCACCATCTGGTAGCGCGTCTGCACGAACGAGAGGGACTTGAGGAGCGCGGGCGGCACGTTGAACTCCGTGCCCGCCACTCGGAAGAGCTCGTCGAAAGACGCCTCTTCCCGTGCGGAGGTCTCCGCCCCCTTCAGGTCCACCTCGGCGGTGGGGACGGCGGACACCTGCTGCTCGTTCATGTCGCACGCCTGCGCCAAGGCCAGCGAGGCGGTGAGCATGAAAATCCCAGACCTGTTCTTCATCGATTCCTCCAGACGTCGTCACTCGCGTGTGATGGGCCACTCCTTGCCTCGCGGATGGCCGGTGCGAGGGGAGCCCAACAGATAGAGGTGACGAGCCGGGCGGCGTCTCAGGAATCGAAGGGAAAAGGCACGGCGGAGACACCACGGGAGCCCCGCGCACGGCTTCCGGCGCGAGGCTCCCGGCGTTGAAACGGAAGCGCTTCAGTACGGCGGGGGATAGGGGCAGATCAGCGCGCCGGTGATGGGGTGCTTATAGCAACCACTGGGGAGCTCCGCCGACTGGGCCTTACCCGGCACCAGGGAGAGCCCCGCCACGCCAACGCCAGCGACCGCGGAGAGAAGGGCAACGATGCGAAGGGTCTTCTTGGACATTCACTCGCTCCTGCGATGGGTCAGAACGACGAGGGAACCCTACCATCTCCCCCTGACAGAAGGAGCGGATCCTCAGCCCTGCCGGCGGCGGAGCAGGGCCAGGGAAGCTCCCGCCATTCCGAGGATCCACACGGTCGAGCTTCCCGTGGTGGAGCAGCCGCTTTGGGAATCATTGCCCTCGTCACCCGTGCCCGTGTCGGGTCCTCCCGAGCCGGCATCGGGGGTGCCCGCATCGGGTGAGCCTTTGCCCACGAGCACGCTCACCTTCGTGGCCACGGCTCTGTCACCACTGGTGTCGAGATCGGCGTTGGTGGAATTGCCGGCGCCGAAGAGCGTGAGGGTGACATCCGTGGAGGGCGCGACCAGGGAGAAATCGAAGCGGAGCTCGTCGCCGCTGAAGGCCTTGGGCTCGGATTGGACGAGCTCACCGTCCAGCTTCTTCGTCCCCTCCCCCGCCTGCAGGATCGCCGCAGCGTTGTCCACGGCGATGCCCACGCCTCCCTTCTTCGCGGCCCCACCCCGGATGATGAACGTGTACTGGCCCGTCTCTCCCGGGGCGAGCTTCGTGGGCCCCGAGAGCTCGACGGTGGGGAGCGGCCCGCCCTTGTGACACAGGCTGCACGTCGTCCCACTCTTGCCGGATTGGCCGGTGACGCCCGTGCTGGTGGCGAGAGCGGGAGTCGACATCAGACAGACGGCAACCAGGCCCGCGGGACGGAAGGGGAAACGCATTGAACCTCCATGGATGTGCCCAAAGATGAAAATGATACGCATTTTCATTTTCGACACGTACTAAATCCATGGGCGGGCGCTGTCAAGAACGGCACGCGAAAAGGGGCGGCCCCTCACGAGGCCGCCCCGTTCCTTCCGGATGAAGAGAAGTCAGCGTCCGAGCTCGATGTTCTCGAGGACTCCGAGCGCATCGGGGATGAGGATGGCCGCGGAGTAGTAGGTGCTGACGAGGTAGGAGGCGATGGCCCGCTCGCTGATGCCCATGTTCCGCACGGAGAGGCCCGGCTCCACCTCATCCGGGATGCCGGTCTGATGCAGGCCGACGACGCCCTGATCGTCCTTCCCGGTACGCATCACGATGATGGAGGTCGTGTTGTCCTCGGAGATGGGGATCTTGTCGCAGGGCAGGATGGGGACGTTGCGCCAGCTGATGACCTTCCTGCCCTGCACCTCGGCCACGCCCGGGTAGATCCCACGGCGGGTGCACTCCTGGCCGAACGCGGCGATGGTGCGGGGGTGGGCCAGGAAGAACCGTGACTTCCTGCGCCGGCTGAGCAGATCGTCCATGTCATCAGGGGTGGGCGGCCCCTTCCGGGCATGGATGCGCTGCTTGAGATCGGCGTTGTGCAGGAAGCCGAAGTCCCGGTTGTTGATCATCTCGTACTCCTGCCGCTCGCGCAGGGCCTCGATGGTCAACCGCACCTGCTCCTGGACCTGGTTCATCGGTCCGTTGAACACGTCGGCGACGCGGGTATGAATCTTGAGCAGGGTCTGGGCCAGGCTCAGCTCGTACTCACGGGGCTTGAGCTCGTAGTCGACGAAGGTGCCCGGCAGCACCGGCTCACCATTGTGGCCGGCGGAGATCTGGATGGCGGCCTGCCCCTGCTTGTCCTGGGGCATGCGCAAGCGCTCCTTGAAGCGCTCGACGTGAGCGGACAGCGCCGGGGTCCGTTGGATGAAGCTCTCGAACACCTGCTGCGGCAGCAGCATCACCGTGCACGGGGTGATCGCCTTGACCGTGAACTTCCACCGGTCGTTCGCCTCCACCACCGCCTGGTCCCCGAAGTGGTCGCCGTCGGCGAGCACATCGAGGATGACGTCGTCACCATACGGGCCCTTGCCCAGCTTGTTGGCCTTGCCATGGGCGATCAGGACCACGTGCTCGGCGGGCTGGCCCGCCTCGACGATCAGCTCGCCGGTCTTGAACTCCCGCTGGACGAACTGGCCCGCCAGCGCGGTCAGCACGGTGTCGT
This is a stretch of genomic DNA from Archangium violaceum. It encodes these proteins:
- a CDS encoding TetR/AcrR family transcriptional regulator, producing MSQKAEQKQKSHDAILESAAALLLERGIRASSVMDVMKGAGLTVGGFYGHFESKEHLFTETIRRTARAMWSGLIQGAVRETSRPPVLSVLYRYLSRKHRDNVETGCPLPSITSEVAREGEPYREALEEELAGFIQDLSGLLGPGEKSRENALALLALMYGALSLARAVRGTRLSDEFLEAARKFGARALDGGPAPSESR
- a CDS encoding TetR/AcrR family transcriptional regulator, producing the protein MSTRNRAAPRKRPRQARAKATVEVILEAAAHVFVSSGYEGTTTKQVAERAGVSIGTLYQYFPSKEALVAMLLERLHQRVLSILSDKLVPHPITDLDQEVRDLMRTLVEAYGVNPRLQRVLLEQASRIGPLQVVQEIEARVETLVQGVLSRNLEFERPRDLGLVVFIIIRALRSAVWSTVVERPELIGTPEFVEELSALVLGYLRPRR
- a CDS encoding acetyl-CoA C-acetyltransferase — translated: MTMSYIIDAVRTPRGRGKAGKGALSGIHPQELLAQVLNTLQRRQGFDAREVDDVMAGCVSQVGEQGANLARSAVLAAGWPNEVSAVSLNRFCASGLQAIHFGAMGVASGAMDLVIAGGVESMSRVPMGSDGGGQDGNNTHLRERLFQVPQGISADLIATLEGFSREEIDAVALRSQRNAARAIEEGRFAKSLFPVKDPHTGAVVLERDEFPRPDTTAEGLAALKPSFVALGETVAGPKGETLAQLALAAYPRAKALRHFHTAGNSSGIVDGAAAVMLASERYVREKGIRPRARIRAMATIGSEPVLMLTAPAPASQKALRMAGMKASDIDLWEINEAFAGVVLQTIRALGIDSERVNVNGGSIALGHPLGATGAMLLGTALDELERSGKQTALITLCVSGGQGIATIIERL
- a CDS encoding MXAN_6652 family MXYO-CTERM-anchored protein, whose amino-acid sequence is MRFPFRPAGLVAVCLMSTPALATSTGVTGQSGKSGTTCSLCHKGGPLPTVELSGPTKLAPGETGQYTFIIRGGAAKKGGVGIAVDNAAAILQAGEGTKKLDGELVQSEPKAFSGDELRFDFSLVAPSTDVTLTLFGAGNSTNADLDTSGDRAVATKVSVLVGKGSPDAGTPDAGSGGPDTGTGDEGNDSQSGCSTTGSSTVWILGMAGASLALLRRRQG
- a CDS encoding N-acetylmuramoyl-L-alanine amidase — translated: MKNRSGIFMLTASLALAQACDMNEQQVSAVPTAEVDLKGAETSAREEASFDELFRVAGTEFNVPPALLKSLSFVQTRYQMVEGAEEFEGRPAVHGMMGLSGALLEEGAKLAGVTVEQARKDARSNVRAAAALLSHRADALRIDRSRASQWAPAVAEVSGIQDEEGRRSFVQDEVFRVARLGLGTLSREWAASGQGLTAEEGRVGQALAVAPDYAGAVWRPSPNYNSRPLTPRMVIIHTCESGYSGCWSWLTNSTSQVSAHYVVREDGGEISQLVRDASRAWHIGATYQCGNNSNMECGLNGRSSNDFTIGIEHGGYASQTTWPVAQIDASARLLCDMARDNNIPLDRYHVVGHGQLQPYNRTDPGANWPWTDYLNRARAHCGTGCVVGGAILTRYNQLGGAGGILGGCTTNELTTPDGIGRYNHFQNGSIYWTPDTGAWEVHGLIRARWEALDWEKGVLGYPITGEMATPDGVGRYNHFRKGTLLGSIYWTPDTGAHEIHGLIRAKWEALDWEKGVLGYPITDEMVTPDGVGRYNHFRKGGTEGSIYWTPTTGAWAVHGLIREKWASLGWERSALGYPVSDEYAVTGGRESEFQKGFITYTAATGALTVRMK
- a CDS encoding MFS transporter yields the protein MTAMTPALEVRSAREVHAGAVLAVLSVAAFLASLDLFIVNVAFEHMGRSFRGASLADLSWVLNGYAIAYAALLIPLGRLADRFGRKAGFLLGLGLFTAASAACAASTGLWGLVVSRIAQAVGAALLTPTSLGLLLNATPPDRRARAVRIWAAVGSLAAAAGPVAGGLLVELSWQWVFLVNLPVGAVALLAAVRVIPDSRDSARGPLPDLLGAGLLGVAMGALSLALVKVEEWGWTGGRTTVSLLGSVVAGGLFWWRSSGHPAPVIEPALLRVRTFAWANLSAFVFSVAFAANLLASILWMQQVWQYSAVRTGLAIAPGPLMVPLFASIAQRLSRRVEAGWLAASGCVLFAAGATISMLWVGAVPNYMTGLLPGWMLGGVGVGLVIPTLLASATVELPPARTATGSAIVNMSRQVGMALGVSLLVALVGKSVGGELRTAFGHVWMAAALLALGAAPLSLGVNTYKGVRP
- a CDS encoding PaaI family thioesterase, which produces MNGRVSAPKTTRHLQDLQRILRGEAPPPPIAQLLGLLLTSVEPGRVVIELDASVRHANPMGTLHGGVICDLSDLAMGASMATTLEDEESFTTLDLTSKFFKPIWNARLRATGRVVKRTRTLGLIECDVEDDKGSLVAKVFSSCMVLRGDEARGR
- a CDS encoding family 2B encapsulin nanocompartment shell protein; amino-acid sequence: MANTMKTGSGGENEQQQLSLSTLAARQLATTTKSRPQMQGISPRWLLRMLPWIEVPGGMFRVNRRLTYTAGDGRLSFSNIGARVEVIPRELTELPLLRGYVDDTVLTALAGQFVQREFKTGELIVEAGQPAEHVVLIAHGKANKLGKGPYGDDVILDVLADGDHFGDQAVVEANDRWKFTVKAITPCTVMLLPQQVFESFIQRTPALSAHVERFKERLRMPQDKQGQAAIQISAGHNGEPVLPGTFVDYELKPREYELSLAQTLLKIHTRVADVFNGPMNQVQEQVRLTIEALRERQEYEMINNRDFGFLHNADLKQRIHARKGPPTPDDMDDLLSRRRKSRFFLAHPRTIAAFGQECTRRGIYPGVAEVQGRKVISWRNVPILPCDKIPISEDNTTSIIVMRTGKDDQGVVGLHQTGIPDEVEPGLSVRNMGISERAIASYLVSTYYSAAILIPDALGVLENIELGR